The sequence AGCCATATTTTTCAGCAAGTTTTTTATCCTCTTCTGATATCTCCTGAAAAATAATCTTTACTTCATCAAAAAAATCTTTAAATCCAATCTCTTCATAACTCTGTAAACTTTTTTCTAAAGTTTTATGGGATTTCCAACTGAGTATTCCTACCCCTACAGTACAATTTGCTAGAGATGAAAGCTTTTGTATATGATTCATATTTTCTGCCCTGTCTAATACCAATAATCTTTAATCCATGCCGTAGGCTTACATACTTTATATAATTTTTTCCATTTTGGATCATTTCTTTCATTCCAGATTCCTTCAATAGCTTCATCTGGCTTAGGTAATCCATGAAAATTAATGACTTTCAAATTCGGTCTATTTTTAGGAATTTTTGGCGTGATAAAGTGTCTTAGTGGTCCAAATCTAGGCATACAATGGAACCTAAAGGAACAAAACCAATCTTGAGGCCAAAAATTTAAAGCGCCGAATTTTTCAATCACTTTCATAGACAAATATTCTTGTGACGCAGTATGAAATTGATTGACTACTTCTTGTGGATTCTTTTCATAATATTCTTTTATATATCCTAATGTACCTACTACCCATGAGTAACAGGTTGCTTGCCCCACGGTATCACCTTTAGAGTTCCAATCATCAATAATATAAAATTTATCATTTTCCGGGTATTCAAATAATGCATCCAGGTTAGAAACGATCACCACATCTAAGTCAAAAAAGAAAACCCTTTGATTTTCTAATCCACCCAAATTATCATCACATAAACCGGCTTCTTTTCTGTATCCATACATTGTCTGATACTCTTTAGTAGTATTTAAAGTGGGAAGAGGCTTTATGATGATATCTTTGTCCAAACCATTGGCATCCTCTGTAAAGCAATAAAAATTAATATCATAAGAAGTATTTCTTTTGACCATACTATACAACTTATTGACATATTCCGGGTCATACACATTCCCCCATTTAATACATATTACATTTTTGATTTCTTTCATTCAAGTCCTTTTATAACTGCTTTATTCTTGTTAACGTTTAACACACTCATTTTCCCACTCATACGCTTCAGTATAATCCAAATCAAATATGGCTTCTATCATAAACTTAGCAACCCTGGTTGAATTATATGATTTATGCGCTTTTGTCCATCCATTACATGCTACTTCTTTTCTTTTTTCATCATTTGCAGAATAGTATTTGATCAGATCAATACATTCATCGAGGGTATCAAAAAATATGATCTCTTTGTCATCAAATAACATATCAAAATCAGGTATTCTTTTTGAAATAACCATGGAACCATTTCCAAGAAGTTGTATCAATCGATCAGAAGTATATAAGGGTGACTCATGGTCCCTGCTAAGATTTAATGAAATTTTACTTTTTGCAATAGTTTGCAGGAACTGGCTTCCTAAAAGAATATTATTTTTTGTATTTCCAAAAATATCAAATTTTAAAGGGTCGAGTGATTTTTGTAAATGTGTTAAAAATGCTTCTCTTTCTGTATCTAATCTGCCTGCAAAGAAAAGATCTCTATCATAACTTTTCTCTTCAAAGGATTTATAGACTTCTATAGAATCATCACACATATTTGGCAAATAACATATTTTCAGATTTTTCTTCTGGATATCTTTGAGAGTAGGATCATTGATACCCGTGGTGACAAATAACACATCTAAATAATCCATTTTTGTTTGAATTGAAGAAAGGTTTTTGAGCCAATCCACCCACCACATTGCTATCTTAATATTTGGATATTTGGATTTTAATTGACCTAAAAATTGGCCATCTATTAACTCTGAGTGACCTAGCAGAATTAGTTCTGGCTGTAAATTTTCAATGGTCATAAACAGTGACTTCAGCATTTTATCTATACCTGTTTTTTTCACACCAAAAACTCTTTTTATTTTTGACATATCTCTGTAACTAAAATCTGATACAAAATGGCCATTTCTTATCAATCCATTGGATATTTTCCTATCGATCGAGTAAAATACAGCATCATTTTTCAGCCATGAAAAGTTTGCAATATGAAGAATTCTCACTATACCCTCTTTATAAAATCAACTATTCTTTCACACGCCTTTCCATCACCATAAGGATTATGTGCTTTGGCCAT is a genomic window of Sulfurovum sp. XGS-02 containing:
- a CDS encoding glycosyltransferase → MSKIKRVFGVKKTGIDKMLKSLFMTIENLQPELILLGHSELIDGQFLGQLKSKYPNIKIAMWWVDWLKNLSSIQTKMDYLDVLFVTTGINDPTLKDIQKKNLKICYLPNMCDDSIEVYKSFEEKSYDRDLFFAGRLDTEREAFLTHLQKSLDPLKFDIFGNTKNNILLGSQFLQTIAKSKISLNLSRDHESPLYTSDRLIQLLGNGSMVISKRIPDFDMLFDDKEIIFFDTLDECIDLIKYYSANDEKRKEVACNGWTKAHKSYNSTRVAKFMIEAIFDLDYTEAYEWENECVKR